In Anaerolineae bacterium, one DNA window encodes the following:
- a CDS encoding metallopeptidase family protein produces MKPQFSLEEFEQLVAQALDELPNFFKERLQNVEVVVADWPTETELQAVGLKPGQLLFGLYQGIPLTRRTSHYGLVLPDKITIYRMPIEQVCRTPKQIIRQVQRTVKHELAHHFGLDDDRLRELGAY; encoded by the coding sequence ATGAAACCGCAATTTAGCCTTGAAGAATTTGAGCAATTGGTGGCGCAGGCGCTTGATGAATTGCCCAACTTCTTTAAAGAAAGATTGCAAAATGTAGAGGTGGTGGTAGCCGATTGGCCCACGGAAACCGAACTACAAGCGGTTGGCCTCAAACCGGGCCAACTTCTGTTTGGCCTGTATCAAGGCATCCCCTTAACCCGGCGCACCAGTCACTATGGCCTGGTTTTACCCGATAAAATCACCATTTATCGTATGCCTATTGAGCAGGTTTGCCGCACCCCCAAACAAATTATCCGCCAGGTGCAACGCACGGTAAAACACGAGTTAGCCCACCACTTTGGCCTTGACGACGACCGGCTGCGGGAATTGGGCGCTTATTAA
- a CDS encoding sulfite exporter TauE/SafE family protein translates to MTDNPLIFLSMTALVICLIGFSKGGFDSTMGALGTPLMALVMPADQAVGLLLPILMIADVFAVASHWKRWDRKLVTLLIPGAIVGVIIGTLFIANVSPTILRRGIGVIALLFAVYKFFEQYIFGSITYQARNWHGLAAGTAAGFSSALAHTGGPPITIYLLMQKVTPRVFVATSALFFMVLNWLKVPTYYYANLFDFELLGQVVWLLPLLPVSVWVGKVISTKINKFIFDRIILVFLVASGVLLLVR, encoded by the coding sequence ATGACCGACAACCCGCTTATATTTTTGAGCATGACGGCTCTGGTAATCTGTTTGATTGGCTTTTCTAAAGGCGGCTTTGACAGCACCATGGGCGCCCTGGGCACGCCGCTGATGGCCCTGGTAATGCCCGCCGATCAGGCGGTTGGGCTTTTGTTGCCCATCCTGATGATTGCCGATGTTTTTGCCGTGGCCTCTCATTGGAAACGGTGGGACCGAAAACTGGTTACCTTGCTCATCCCCGGCGCCATTGTCGGGGTGATTATTGGCACATTGTTTATTGCCAATGTTTCTCCCACTATCTTGCGGCGAGGAATTGGCGTGATTGCGCTACTTTTTGCCGTTTATAAGTTTTTTGAGCAGTATATTTTTGGCTCAATCACCTACCAGGCCCGGAACTGGCATGGCCTGGCTGCCGGAACTGCGGCCGGGTTTTCCTCGGCCCTGGCCCATACGGGCGGCCCGCCCATCACCATCTATCTGCTCATGCAAAAGGTGACGCCCCGCGTTTTTGTGGCCACTTCGGCCCTCTTTTTTATGGTCTTAAATTGGCTCAAAGTGCCCACTTATTATTACGCTAATCTATTTGATTTTGAGTTGCTGGGGCAGGTGGTCTGGCTGTTGCCGTTGTTGCCCGTCAGTGTGTGGGTGGGCAAAGTTATCTCTACTAAAATCAATAAATTCATTTTTGATCGAATTATTCTTGTTTTTTTAGTTGCATCGGGCGTGTTACTCTTGGTACGTTAA
- a CDS encoding fumarylacetoacetate hydrolase family protein, which translates to MRLLTFKKETELRLGVKTPAGVVDVKAALAALSPFVSDVPIPTSMEILLTGGSATQQSLADFVDQAVAKNPTATWILDEASLEFGPCMPYPGKIICIGLNYRRHAAESGLAAPEYPVLFSKFNNTLAAHGDSIPLPGNAEQYDYEVELGVALGARARYVSEVEALDYVFGYFSANDVSVRDLQKRTSQWLLGKTLDKFAPIGPYLVTADEIADPQRLRLRSWVNGEPRQDSHTADMIFTVAQLVSYISQYIPLEPGDLILTGTPEGVALGMQPPVWLKPGDEVAVEVEGLGKLANVMIAA; encoded by the coding sequence ATGCGCTTACTCACGTTTAAAAAAGAAACCGAACTCCGGTTGGGTGTCAAAACCCCGGCGGGGGTGGTGGATGTTAAAGCGGCTCTGGCTGCGTTGAGTCCGTTTGTTAGCGATGTCCCAATTCCCACCAGTATGGAAATCCTGCTGACCGGCGGTTCAGCCACCCAACAGAGCCTGGCCGATTTTGTGGACCAGGCAGTGGCCAAAAATCCCACCGCAACCTGGATTTTGGACGAGGCTTCGCTAGAATTTGGCCCCTGTATGCCCTATCCCGGCAAAATCATCTGCATTGGCCTGAATTACCGCCGCCACGCCGCCGAGTCCGGGCTGGCCGCGCCGGAATACCCGGTGCTTTTTTCTAAATTCAATAACACGCTGGCCGCGCATGGCGATTCGATCCCCTTGCCGGGCAATGCCGAGCAGTATGATTACGAGGTTGAGTTGGGCGTGGCCCTGGGCGCGCGAGCCAGGTACGTTAGCGAGGTTGAGGCTTTGGATTACGTATTTGGCTATTTCAGCGCCAACGATGTGAGCGTTAGAGATTTGCAAAAACGCACCTCGCAATGGCTGCTGGGCAAAACGCTGGATAAATTTGCCCCCATCGGCCCCTACCTGGTTACGGCCGATGAAATTGCTGACCCGCAGCGTCTACGGCTGCGCTCCTGGGTAAATGGTGAACCGCGGCAGGATTCCCATACGGCGGATATGATTTTTACGGTGGCCCAGTTGGTCAGCTATATTAGCCAATACATCCCCCTGGAACCGGGCGACCTGATTCTTACGGGCACGCCGGAAGGTGTAGCACTGGGCATGCAGCCGCCGGTGTGGCTCAAACCCGGTGATGAAGTGGCGGTTGAGGTAGAAGGGTTGGGTAAGTTGGCCAATGTGATGATTGCGGCATGA
- a CDS encoding sugar nucleotide-binding protein, producing the protein MEYKPLLITGGSGYLGRHLCARAVAAFDVYATYQTQPDQIKTGRPLRLALTDREAVLRLIAGLKPQAVIHTAALNPGGDEQAMSRVNAAGSRYVAEGAAAVGARLVHISTDIVHDGRHAPYADDAPPAPLNAYGRSKAAAEAAVAAVDPRAVIVRTSLIYSLTEMDRSTAGFAERLARGRPLILFNDVIRQPVWVETLVEALLKLARIDFGGPLNIVGRQALTREEFGRRMLAWWQVDPRGLLQSGPAADIFETIPLDLRMSVGRAEQLLQMRFPGVDEVLNRQANRPPKI; encoded by the coding sequence ATGGAATATAAACCCTTGCTTATTACCGGCGGCAGCGGCTATTTAGGGCGACACTTATGCGCCAGGGCCGTTGCAGCTTTTGACGTTTACGCCACTTACCAGACCCAGCCTGATCAAATCAAAACAGGACGTCCTTTACGGCTGGCCTTGACCGATCGGGAGGCTGTGCTGCGCCTCATTGCCGGCCTGAAGCCCCAGGCCGTTATTCACACTGCCGCCCTCAATCCCGGCGGCGATGAGCAAGCGATGAGCCGGGTCAATGCGGCGGGGAGTCGCTACGTGGCCGAGGGAGCGGCGGCTGTAGGGGCGCGGCTGGTGCACATTTCCACGGATATAGTGCACGATGGCCGCCATGCCCCTTACGCCGACGATGCCCCGCCCGCCCCTTTGAACGCTTATGGCCGCTCCAAAGCTGCGGCCGAAGCGGCGGTGGCGGCGGTTGACCCCCGGGCCGTGATTGTGCGCACTTCCCTGATTTATAGCCTGACCGAAATGGATCGCAGTACAGCCGGCTTTGCCGAACGCTTGGCCCGCGGCCGGCCTTTGATCTTGTTCAACGACGTCATCCGCCAGCCGGTGTGGGTCGAGACCCTGGTTGAGGCGCTGCTGAAATTGGCGCGGATTGATTTTGGCGGCCCGCTGAATATTGTGGGCCGTCAAGCCCTGACCCGGGAGGAGTTTGGCCGCCGGATGCTGGCCTGGTGGCAGGTTGATCCCCGTGGTTTATTACAATCAGGCCCCGCCGCCGATATTTTCGAAACCATTCCCCTGGATTTACGGATGTCGGTTGGCCGGGCCGAGCAGTTGCTGCAAATGAGATTCCCGGGGGTGGATGAGGTTCTGAACAGGCAGGCAAACCGGCCCCCAAAAATTTAG
- a CDS encoding elongation factor G, which produces MAGSYSTDKIRNIVLLGHSGSGKTSLAEAMLFDTGAVNRLGKVEEGNTVSDYDEEEISRTMSLNLSVIPCEWEGHKINVLDAPGYTDFQGEMLSGIHVADTVALVLDGSAGVEVGTQLSWQMAEENHKPMAIFINKMNRENASYRKVIDQLRQTFDAKFVPMQLPIRSNDKFTGVVDLITQNAYTGAAKPGDPPAEMADEIEEFRMELVEFAAEGDDALMEKYFEEETLSPPEIMQGLKAGLAAGSVVPVFCGSATENIGVRDFMNSIPAIFPAPAVEITATTGKGAEETLTGDPNGPLAVQVFKTINDQYGKVSFLRVWSGTLKADARLFNSRAEQEERMAGLSMPRGKEQIEVKEAAAGDIATVLKLSATLTGDTLSDKAKAYTVPMIAYPNPLYAVALTPESQSDSAKLGPSLTRITEEDLTLNHRYETATRQTLLEGMGETHVNIAVKRMKVRFGLNVQTSIPKVPMRETVTKTGADMYRHKKQSGGAGQFGEVHMRVEPLARGDGFEYKSEVFGGAISQPFLPSIEKGIKQVLEQGPIAGYPVVDVRAVVYDGKEHPVDSKDIAFQIAGREAFKKAMLQSGPVLLEPIMDLTITVPEEFTGDVTSDLSTRRGRMSGMEQVRGYTVITAQAPLAEVQRYATDLRSFTQGRGIYTMSLSHYEEVPSHIASEIIAKAQKEKEEE; this is translated from the coding sequence ATGGCAGGCAGTTATTCAACAGACAAAATCAGGAACATCGTTTTATTGGGGCATAGCGGCAGCGGCAAAACCTCCCTGGCCGAAGCCATGCTGTTTGATACCGGCGCGGTGAACCGGCTGGGCAAAGTGGAAGAAGGCAATACCGTCTCGGACTACGACGAGGAAGAGATCAGCCGCACTATGTCGCTGAACCTGTCTGTGATCCCCTGTGAATGGGAAGGACATAAAATCAACGTGCTGGATGCGCCCGGTTACACCGACTTCCAGGGCGAGATGCTCAGCGGCATCCACGTGGCCGACACCGTGGCGCTGGTGCTGGACGGCTCGGCGGGCGTAGAGGTGGGCACCCAGCTCTCCTGGCAAATGGCCGAGGAAAATCACAAACCCATGGCCATTTTTATCAACAAAATGAACCGGGAAAACGCCAGTTATCGGAAAGTGATTGACCAACTGCGCCAAACCTTTGACGCCAAATTTGTGCCCATGCAACTGCCCATCCGCAGCAACGATAAATTTACCGGCGTGGTTGACCTGATTACCCAAAATGCCTACACGGGCGCGGCCAAACCGGGCGATCCGCCCGCCGAGATGGCCGATGAAATTGAAGAATTCCGCATGGAACTGGTTGAATTTGCCGCCGAAGGCGACGACGCCCTGATGGAAAAATATTTTGAAGAAGAAACCCTCTCCCCCCCTGAAATTATGCAGGGCCTCAAGGCCGGCCTGGCCGCCGGCAGCGTAGTGCCCGTGTTTTGCGGCTCGGCCACCGAAAACATTGGCGTGCGGGATTTTATGAACTCTATTCCGGCCATCTTCCCGGCCCCGGCTGTAGAGATAACGGCCACCACGGGCAAAGGCGCGGAAGAAACCCTTACCGGCGACCCCAACGGGCCGCTGGCTGTGCAGGTTTTTAAAACCATCAACGACCAGTACGGCAAAGTCAGTTTTCTCCGGGTCTGGTCGGGCACGCTCAAGGCCGACGCCCGCCTGTTCAATAGCCGGGCGGAACAAGAGGAACGTATGGCCGGGTTGTCTATGCCGCGCGGCAAGGAACAAATTGAAGTCAAAGAAGCCGCGGCCGGCGACATTGCCACCGTGCTAAAATTAAGCGCCACCCTCACCGGCGATACGTTGAGCGATAAGGCCAAAGCCTATACCGTGCCTATGATTGCCTATCCCAACCCGCTGTATGCCGTAGCCCTCACCCCAGAAAGCCAGAGCGACTCGGCCAAACTTGGCCCCAGCCTCACCCGCATCACCGAAGAAGACCTCACCCTGAACCATCGTTACGAAACCGCCACCCGCCAAACCCTGCTGGAGGGTATGGGTGAAACGCACGTCAACATTGCCGTTAAGCGCATGAAAGTTCGCTTTGGCCTGAATGTGCAAACTTCCATTCCCAAAGTGCCTATGCGAGAAACCGTTACCAAAACCGGAGCCGACATGTATCGCCACAAAAAACAAAGCGGCGGCGCCGGCCAGTTTGGCGAAGTGCACATGCGGGTGGAACCCCTGGCGCGCGGCGACGGCTTTGAATACAAAAGCGAAGTCTTTGGCGGCGCTATCTCCCAACCCTTCCTGCCGTCCATTGAAAAAGGCATCAAGCAGGTTCTGGAACAAGGTCCCATTGCCGGTTACCCGGTGGTGGACGTGCGCGCCGTAGTGTACGATGGCAAAGAACATCCGGTTGACTCCAAAGACATCGCCTTTCAGATTGCCGGGCGTGAAGCCTTCAAAAAAGCCATGCTGCAATCCGGCCCGGTATTGCTGGAACCCATTATGGACCTGACCATTACCGTGCCGGAAGAGTTCACGGGCGACGTGACCAGCGACCTCAGCACCCGGCGGGGCCGGATGTCGGGCATGGAGCAGGTGCGGGGGTACACCGTTATTACCGCCCAGGCCCCCCTGGCCGAGGTGCAGCGTTACGCTACCGATCTACGCTCGTTTACGCAAGGACGCGGCATTTATACCATGAGCCTTTCCCATTACGAAGAAGTGCCCAGCCACATTGCCAGTGAGATCATTGCCAAAGCGCAAAAAGAGAAAGAAGAAGAGTAA
- a CDS encoding ATP-binding protein produces the protein MRSIFPFTAIVGQNRMRMALILNAISPQIGGVLIRGERGTAKSTAARAMAALLPEIDVFVDSPFNDDPNAPQTWSDWVKERQDRGEELAVTKRRIRFVDLPISATEDRVVGTLDIEQAIKKGERHFEPGVLAAANRGLLYVDEVNLLDDHVVDLLLDSAAMGVNVVEREGISFSHPARFIFVGTMNPEEGDLRPQLLDRFALCVDIQSIAEPHARMQILEHTLNFERDADKFYAEWEPKEAELAKKITQARELLPQVVYTKRDLYTIAELMAEMHVDGHRGDIVILKTALAHAAFNNRKKITQEDILVAAELALPHRLKRQPFQDVTMQFGELADRLQQVRQEATEQTEEMTETGEMSGDFEEKKTMVKK, from the coding sequence ATGCGGTCAATTTTTCCCTTCACGGCAATTGTGGGCCAGAATCGGATGAGAATGGCCCTGATCCTCAACGCCATCAGCCCCCAAATTGGGGGCGTCCTTATTCGCGGCGAGCGAGGCACAGCCAAATCCACGGCGGCCCGGGCCATGGCCGCGCTGCTGCCGGAAATTGACGTGTTTGTCGACTCGCCCTTTAACGACGACCCCAACGCGCCCCAAACCTGGTCCGATTGGGTCAAAGAACGCCAGGACCGCGGCGAAGAACTGGCCGTGACCAAACGCCGTATCCGTTTTGTGGACCTGCCCATCAGCGCCACCGAAGACCGGGTGGTGGGCACTCTGGACATCGAGCAGGCCATCAAAAAGGGCGAACGGCATTTTGAACCGGGCGTTTTGGCCGCCGCCAATCGGGGCCTGCTTTACGTGGACGAGGTGAATTTGCTGGATGACCACGTGGTTGACCTGCTGCTCGATTCTGCGGCTATGGGCGTTAACGTGGTGGAACGTGAAGGCATCAGTTTTTCTCATCCGGCCCGCTTTATCTTTGTGGGCACCATGAACCCGGAAGAGGGCGACCTGCGGCCCCAATTGTTGGATCGTTTTGCCCTGTGTGTGGACATCCAGAGCATTGCCGAGCCTCACGCCCGCATGCAAATTTTGGAACATACCCTCAACTTTGAACGGGACGCCGACAAATTTTACGCAGAGTGGGAGCCCAAAGAAGCGGAACTGGCTAAAAAAATCACCCAGGCCCGCGAGCTTTTGCCCCAGGTGGTCTACACCAAACGCGATCTGTACACCATTGCCGAATTGATGGCCGAAATGCACGTTGACGGCCACCGGGGCGACATTGTGATTCTCAAAACCGCCCTGGCCCACGCCGCCTTCAATAATCGCAAAAAAATCACCCAGGAAGACATCCTGGTGGCCGCCGAATTGGCCCTGCCGCACCGGCTCAAACGGCAGCCGTTCCAGGACGTCACTATGCAATTTGGCGAACTGGCCGACCGCCTACAACAAGTGCGCCAGGAAGCCACCGAACAAACCGAGGAAATGACGGAAACCGGCGAGATGTCCGGCGACTTTGAGGAAAAAAAAACGATGGTGAAGAAGTAG
- a CDS encoding VWA domain-containing protein codes for MTRSSAGRRSYTKTDRKRGHYIQARPVGQKKPKDVAFDATLRAAAPYQISRDHTDRALAVEKQDIHDKVRVRRAANLILFVVDASWSMAAAERMEATKGAIMSLLLDAYQRRDQVGLVVFQKESARVVLPPTSSVELAQRALADVPVGGKTPLSAGLMLAHRVLTQQTRMHPEIMPLMILLTDGAGNVSMSNLPAQEEAHRAAKLIAEENIRSVVINMEHASFDRGLAQNLANELAAPCYTLAELKADTLYQTVKDELKL; via the coding sequence ATGACCCGTTCTTCGGCGGGCCGGCGCAGCTACACCAAAACCGACCGCAAACGGGGCCACTACATCCAGGCCCGGCCCGTCGGCCAAAAAAAACCCAAAGACGTAGCCTTTGACGCCACCCTGCGGGCCGCCGCCCCCTACCAAATCAGCCGCGATCATACCGACCGCGCCCTGGCCGTGGAAAAACAGGACATTCACGATAAAGTGCGCGTTCGCCGCGCGGCCAACCTGATCCTTTTTGTGGTAGACGCCAGTTGGAGCATGGCCGCCGCCGAGCGTATGGAGGCCACCAAAGGGGCCATCATGAGCCTGTTGTTAGACGCCTACCAGCGCCGCGACCAGGTGGGCCTGGTGGTCTTTCAAAAAGAGTCGGCCCGGGTGGTGCTGCCGCCTACCTCCAGCGTGGAATTGGCCCAGCGCGCCCTGGCCGACGTGCCCGTTGGCGGCAAAACTCCCCTATCGGCCGGGCTAATGCTGGCCCACCGCGTGCTTACCCAACAAACCCGCATGCACCCCGAAATCATGCCGTTGATGATTTTGCTCACCGACGGCGCGGGCAACGTATCTATGTCTAACCTCCCGGCCCAGGAAGAAGCCCACCGGGCGGCCAAACTGATTGCCGAAGAAAATATTCGCTCGGTGGTGATCAATATGGAACACGCCAGTTTTGATCGCGGCCTGGCCCAAAACCTGGCCAATGAACTGGCCGCGCCCTGTTACACCCTGGCCGAGTTGAAGGCCGATACGCTGTATCAAACGGTGAAGGATGAACTGAAATTGTAG
- a CDS encoding uroporphyrinogen decarboxylase codes for MTITMTKRQRLEATIAGATVDRPPVALWRHWPVDDQTGEGLARATLAFQRAYDFDFIKITPSSNYCLAGYGATTIWEGNQEGTRSWGPRVIQSPEDWTRLQPQDPGQGLLAEIIKANRLIGQAVGEKTPFIQTIFNPLSQAKNLAGERLLSDLRQHPEAMKAGLAVITESILRFIEALKPTGASGIFLAVQHASYNLLTEAEYREFCQPLDRQILAATEGMWFNLIHLHGVNVMFDLVGAYPGQAINWHDVETPPALAEARNRTEMALCGGLRQWETMVRGTPEMVIAEAKAAFEATAGQRFILGTGCVTPITAPTGNILAARQAVDQF; via the coding sequence ATGACCATCACCATGACCAAACGCCAGCGCCTGGAAGCCACCATTGCCGGGGCAACCGTTGACCGTCCCCCCGTTGCGTTGTGGCGGCACTGGCCCGTTGACGACCAGACCGGCGAAGGTTTAGCCCGCGCTACCTTGGCCTTCCAACGCGCGTATGATTTTGATTTCATCAAAATAACCCCCAGCAGCAACTACTGCCTGGCCGGCTACGGGGCCACTACCATTTGGGAAGGCAACCAGGAAGGCACGCGCAGTTGGGGGCCGCGCGTTATCCAATCGCCCGAAGATTGGACCCGGCTGCAACCGCAAGACCCCGGCCAGGGGCTGCTGGCCGAAATTATTAAGGCCAACCGTCTCATTGGCCAGGCGGTGGGCGAAAAGACGCCTTTTATTCAAACCATTTTCAACCCGCTCTCCCAGGCCAAAAACCTAGCCGGAGAGCGGCTTCTGTCCGACCTCCGCCAACACCCGGAGGCGATGAAAGCCGGGCTGGCCGTCATTACCGAGTCCATTTTGCGCTTTATCGAAGCTCTCAAACCCACCGGCGCGTCCGGCATTTTTTTGGCCGTGCAACATGCCAGCTACAACCTGCTCACCGAGGCCGAATACCGCGAATTCTGCCAGCCGCTCGACCGGCAAATTTTGGCCGCTACCGAGGGAATGTGGTTCAACTTAATCCACCTGCACGGCGTTAACGTGATGTTTGACTTGGTGGGCGCTTATCCCGGCCAGGCCATCAACTGGCACGACGTGGAAACCCCGCCCGCGCTGGCCGAGGCCAGAAACCGCACGGAAATGGCCCTGTGCGGCGGCCTACGCCAGTGGGAAACAATGGTGCGGGGCACCCCGGAAATGGTCATCGCCGAAGCCAAAGCCGCATTCGAGGCTACCGCCGGGCAGCGGTTCATTTTGGGCACGGGTTGTGTCACGCCCATCACGGCGCCAACGGGTAATATCCTGGCGGCCAGGCAGGCGGTGGATCAATTTTAA
- a CDS encoding GNAT family N-acetyltransferase, with product MALVIRSFQPADQDAVRQLILAGLGEHFGWIDQACNPDLDDIQTHYIKAGHVFVVAEANGEIIGTGALLAENKNTARLKRMSVRREYWRRGIGRILVAHLLNVAWQQGFTQVRVSTEPDWADAIGLYQSCGFSEERRDQVGVYFSLTL from the coding sequence ATGGCGCTTGTCATCCGTTCCTTCCAACCAGCCGACCAGGACGCTGTCCGGCAATTAATTCTGGCCGGTCTGGGCGAACATTTTGGCTGGATTGACCAAGCGTGTAACCCTGATCTCGATGATATTCAGACCCATTACATCAAGGCCGGTCACGTGTTTGTGGTGGCAGAGGCAAACGGCGAGATTATTGGGACAGGAGCCTTGCTTGCCGAGAACAAAAATACTGCCCGGCTAAAGCGGATGTCGGTGCGGCGGGAGTACTGGCGCCGGGGGATTGGCCGGATTTTGGTGGCCCATTTGCTCAACGTGGCCTGGCAACAGGGTTTTACCCAAGTGCGAGTGAGCACGGAACCAGACTGGGCAGACGCCATTGGGTTATACCAAAGCTGTGGTTTCAGCGAAGAGAGGCGTGACCAGGTAGGGGTCTATTTTTCGCTTACACTTTAA
- a CDS encoding DUF3592 domain-containing protein, with amino-acid sequence MSEKLQQAITLIKAGDKQNGQRLLAEILRADPKNENAWLWMSSVVATDEQCRHCLNQVLALNPNNQLAHTGLAKLQQKQAGSSRPPQTAPLPPASPPSQPPPASPASPARPASANVPEPSGQPAPLRRLEPAPEPKSRIKYLGDPPDTTAPVQEKKPAQPPKKPSLKTWVIALLLVVGGMCGLGWEAMKLQDEMALQSQGLITEAQVTDFNTKRSRRGGATHYLAYNFEVNGVVISASDKYVASVENWEQAVADQSLQVKYLPGDPQNNRPYFPGKEAEQLGDRMLNVGCFSCVFLLGLLLTVGLLMGLRQKSPPAGQKGTT; translated from the coding sequence ATGTCGGAAAAACTACAACAAGCTATCACGCTCATCAAAGCAGGGGATAAACAAAACGGGCAACGGCTGCTGGCCGAAATACTCAGGGCCGATCCCAAAAACGAAAACGCCTGGCTGTGGATGTCGAGCGTAGTGGCCACGGACGAACAATGCCGCCACTGTTTGAATCAAGTTTTGGCCCTTAACCCCAACAATCAGTTGGCCCATACCGGCCTGGCCAAACTTCAGCAAAAACAGGCCGGTTCATCCCGGCCACCTCAGACAGCGCCGCTACCTCCAGCCTCTCCCCCGTCCCAACCGCCACCGGCAAGCCCGGCCTCTCCCGCGAGACCGGCTTCCGCCAACGTACCTGAACCGTCCGGCCAGCCAGCGCCTCTTCGCCGCCTGGAGCCTGCGCCAGAACCCAAATCGCGCATCAAGTACCTGGGAGACCCGCCAGATACAACCGCGCCTGTCCAAGAGAAAAAGCCAGCCCAACCCCCCAAAAAACCTTCCCTAAAAACCTGGGTTATTGCCCTGCTGCTTGTGGTGGGGGGAATGTGCGGGCTTGGCTGGGAAGCGATGAAACTGCAAGATGAAATGGCCCTCCAAAGCCAAGGCCTAATTACCGAGGCCCAAGTCACCGACTTCAACACCAAACGCAGCCGGCGGGGCGGCGCCACGCACTACCTTGCTTACAACTTTGAAGTCAATGGGGTGGTGATCTCGGCCTCTGATAAATACGTGGCCTCGGTTGAAAACTGGGAACAGGCCGTTGCCGACCAGTCGCTCCAGGTAAAGTATCTGCCCGGCGACCCCCAAAATAACCGGCCCTATTTTCCCGGCAAAGAAGCCGAGCAGTTGGGCGATCGCATGCTTAACGTTGGTTGTTTTAGTTGTGTATTTTTGTTGGGCTTGCTGCTAACGGTGGGCTTGCTCATGGGCCTGCGGCAAAAATCGCCCCCGGCCGGCCAAAAGGGAACAACGTGA
- a CDS encoding class I SAM-dependent methyltransferase, whose amino-acid sequence MKSQFAEAFNHDEDAPAYDNDVLDETHPIRAGYDAVLNWVSEKSAHTCGAILDLGAGTGNLSRRLKNFKRLVCVDVSDNMLNIARRKLAGLNNVEYVKTDLLAYFFNDPPLFDAIVSTYAIHHLTEAEKPILFEKIYAALPPGGRAVFGDLMFADAAAQAQLAQKFQNEGRPDVVADFADEFFWFVDQANASLTGLGFETEIKRFSDLSWGIAARKL is encoded by the coding sequence GTGAAAAGTCAATTTGCCGAAGCTTTTAATCACGACGAGGACGCCCCTGCTTACGATAACGACGTTCTCGACGAAACTCATCCCATCCGGGCCGGCTACGACGCTGTGCTCAACTGGGTGAGTGAAAAAAGCGCCCATACCTGCGGCGCCATCCTTGACCTGGGCGCCGGAACCGGCAACCTTTCCCGCCGCTTAAAAAATTTCAAGCGCCTGGTCTGCGTTGATGTTTCTGATAATATGCTCAACATTGCCCGCCGCAAGCTGGCCGGCTTAAACAACGTAGAGTATGTTAAAACCGACTTGTTGGCATATTTTTTTAATGACCCGCCTCTGTTTGACGCCATTGTTAGCACCTACGCCATCCACCACCTCACCGAAGCCGAAAAACCAATTTTGTTTGAGAAAATTTACGCTGCTTTACCACCCGGCGGCAGGGCCGTGTTTGGCGATTTGATGTTTGCCGATGCGGCGGCCCAGGCGCAGCTCGCCCAGAAATTCCAAAATGAGGGCCGCCCGGACGTGGTGGCTGATTTTGCCGATGAGTTCTTTTGGTTTGTGGATCAAGCCAACGCCTCGCTTACCGGCCTGGGCTTTGAGACCGAGATTAAACGATTTTCGGATTTATCGTGGGGCATAGCGGCCAGGAAACTATGA
- a CDS encoding NUDIX hydrolase, whose amino-acid sequence MNNCNEPLTLTAEEAALLREGFTYCPRCRTEMVDREAFGRVRRVCPECRFIQFIDPKVGASVLAEREGRVVLVRRKIDPARGSWCLPGGFMEMGETPQEAARRECREETGLDVEILDLIDVYYYQDFRGGGISIIYHGLVTGGDIQPGDDVSTAGFFGPDELPKNIVFKSNLQALAAWQERLKT is encoded by the coding sequence ATGAACAATTGCAACGAACCCCTCACCCTTACCGCCGAAGAAGCCGCTTTGCTCCGGGAAGGCTTCACTTACTGTCCCCGCTGCCGCACGGAGATGGTGGACCGAGAAGCTTTTGGCCGGGTGCGGCGGGTATGCCCGGAATGTCGTTTTATCCAATTCATTGACCCCAAAGTCGGGGCCTCGGTGCTGGCCGAGCGTGAGGGGCGGGTGGTGCTGGTCCGGCGCAAAATAGACCCGGCCCGGGGAAGTTGGTGTTTACCCGGCGGCTTTATGGAAATGGGCGAGACACCCCAGGAAGCAGCCCGCCGCGAGTGCCGGGAAGAAACAGGGCTGGACGTTGAAATTTTGGACCTGATTGACGTGTATTACTACCAGGATTTCCGGGGCGGCGGCATATCCATTATTTACCACGGCCTGGTGACCGGCGGCGACATTCAACCGGGCGATGACGTGAGCACGGCCGGCTTTTTTGGGCCGGACGAGTTGCCTAAAAATATTGTCTTCAAATCAAACCTGCAAGCCCTGGCTGCCTGGCAGGAAAGACTTAAAACATGA